Below is a genomic region from Longimicrobium sp..
TGAGGTCCTCGGACATCCGCTTGGTGAGCGTCGTCACCAGCACCCGCTCGCTGCGCGCGGCGCGCACGCGGATCTCGGCGAGCAGGTCGTCCACCTGGCCCTTAACCGGCCGCACGATCACCTGCGGGTCGATGAGGCCGGTGGGGCGGATGATCTGCTCCACCACCACGCCGCCCGCCTTCGCCAGCTCGTACTCCCCCGGCGTCGCCGAGACGAAGACGGCGCGCGGCACCAGCATCTCCCACTCGTCGAACTTGAGCGGGCGGTTGTCCAGCGCGGACGGAAGTCGGAAGCCGTGGTCCACCAGCGTCAGCTTGCGCGCGCGGTCGCCGTTGAACATCCCGCCGATCTGCGGCACGGTGACGTGGCTCTCGTCCACCACCACCAAGAAGTCCTCGGGGAAGTAGTCGTACAGGCACGCCGGCCGGTCGCCCTCCGCCCGTCCCGAGATGTGGCGCGAGTAGTTCTCGATGCCGGAGCACGTCCCGATCTCCAGCATCATCTCGATATCGAAGTTGGTGCGGCTCTCCAGGCGCTGCGCCTCCAGCAGTTTCTGGTCGCGGTACAGCTCCTTGAGGCGCTCGTCCAGCTCCGCCCTAATGCGCTGCACCGCGCGCTCCAGCGTGGGCCGCTGGGTCACGAAGTGCTTCGCCGGGTAAATGGCGCAGCGCGGCAGGATGGCGATGGTGTCGCCGGTCAGGGGGTCGAAGCGGGTGATGCGCTCCACCTCGTCGCCCCACAGCTCCACCCGCACCCCCTGCTCCTCGTAGGCCGGGTAGATCTCGATCGTGTCGCCGCGCACGCGAAAGGTGCCGCGCTCGAACGAGGCGTCGTTGCGCGAGTACTGGATGGCGACGAGCCCCTCGATGATCTTCTTTCGCCCGATCTCCTGCCCCGTCTCCAGCGTCAGCATCAGCTTGCGGTACTCCTGCGGGTCGCCCAACCCGTAGATGCACGAAACCGACGAGACGATGATGACGTCGTCGCGCTCCATCAGGCTCGACGTTGCACGCAGCCGCAGCCGCTCGATGTCCTCGTTGATGGAGGAATCTTTTTCGATGTACGTGTCCGTGGAGGGGACGTACGCCTCGGGCTGATAGTAGTCGTAGTACGAGATGAAGTACTCGACGGCGTTGCTGGGAAAGAACTGCTTGAGCTCGCCGTACAGCTGCGCGGCGAGCGTCTTGTTGTGGCTCATCACCAGCGCGGGCTTCCCCAGGTTGGCGATGACGTGCGCCATGGTGAGCGTCTTCCCGGTACCGGTGGCGCCAAGCAGCGTCTGGTACTTGTCGCCGCGCTTGAGGCCCTCGGTAAGCTCCTCGATCGCCCGCGGCTGGTCGCCCGCGGGGGAGAAGGGAGACACCAGTTCGAACGGCATTTTACCTCGTCAGCGGACCACGAAGAAGGCGCGCGGGATCGCCCCTTCTATTACCCGAACAAACCCCGAAGTTCACACGGAACGCGAGCCCCACACGCTGGCTCCCGCGCCCGCGATCCGCAAGACCCTGGCCGGTTTTCGGATGCGAGAAGCCCGGCGGAATCGCTCCGCCGGGCATCGTCAAAGTCTTTGCGTTCCAGCTCCGATCAGATTACCCCTGTAGAAACCCGACTGACGCCTCAGGAAAGGCTCGCGCCGTTTCGGCGGCCACGACATCGAAGACTGACATGACCGAGCCAGACGTGGTGATGTACTACCAGATTTGCGGGCTCTGCGGAGAGCGCGTTTTCAGGGAGGATCTGACCTCGTTTTGGATTCCGTCCAAGCGTCTCGGGAGCATCGAGTTCAACGCGCACGTGAGCTGTCTTCAACGTATACTGCACCCCATGGTCAGCTCGATCTTCGACCCGGAGGACGTCAGATCTCACGCGCGTCCGGGCGGCTGAGCCTACGGTCCGACGCAGCTACGCCTCCGCCGCCTCACCCTCGCCCGCCAGCTCCATCTGCTCGCGGCGCTCCACCTTGATGACGCCTTTGACCTTGCGCACCGCGTTGATGACGCGGGTGAGGTGCGTGAGGTTCTCGACTTCCACCACGAACTGGCCGTGCATCCCGTGCTCGTCGGCGGTGATGTCGGCGCTCTTGATGTTGGTGTTGGTGGACGAGATGGTGCTCGCGATGTCCGCGAAGAGGCCGCGCCGGTCCGTGCCCTCCATCACCAGGCGCACGAAGAAGCGGTCGCCTGCGACGGTCTCCCACTCGATCTCCGTGCGGCGCTCCGGGTGGTCGCGGAGCTGCAGGATGTTGGGGCAGTCGATGCGGTGCACCGAGATGCCGCGGCCGCGCGTGACGTAGCCCGTCACCTTGTCGCCCGGCACCGGCTGGCAGCACTGGGAGTAGCGCACCATCAGGTTGTCGATCCCCTGGATCTTGACCCCCTGCCCCCGCTCCGGCTCCGCGCCGCGCACGCGCGACACCAGCCGCTCGAAGGCGGAGGGCGGACGCACGGGCGCGGCCTCCACCGTCTCCGGCCACAGCTCGCGGATGACGGCGCTGGGGCCCAGATCGCCGCGGCCCAGGGCGGCGAAGAGGTGGTCCGAGTCGGCGAACTCCAGCTTCTTCGCCACCTCGGCGAAGCGGTCGTCGCCCACCTTCTCGCGGCGCGACTTGCGGATCTCGCGCTCGATGAACTCGCGGCCCAGCCGCACCGACGAGCCGAACTCCTCTTCCTTGATCCACTGCCGGATCTTGTTGCGCGCGCGCGCCGTCTTCACGAACGCCAGCCAGTCGCGCGAGGGGCGCTGCTTCTGGTCGGTGAGCACCTCCACGGTGTCGCCGTTCTTCAGCTCGCGCGAGAGCGGAACGATCTTGCCGTTGATCCTGGCGCCGTTGCAGCGCAGCCCCACCTGCGTGTGCACCGCGAAGGCGAAGTCGATGGGCGTGGCCCCCTTGGGGAGCTGCTTCACGTCGCCCATCGGCGTGAAGACGAAGATCTCGTCCTGGAAGAG
It encodes:
- the uvrB gene encoding excinuclease ABC subunit UvrB; the encoded protein is MPFELVSPFSPAGDQPRAIEELTEGLKRGDKYQTLLGATGTGKTLTMAHVIANLGKPALVMSHNKTLAAQLYGELKQFFPSNAVEYFISYYDYYQPEAYVPSTDTYIEKDSSINEDIERLRLRATSSLMERDDVIIVSSVSCIYGLGDPQEYRKLMLTLETGQEIGRKKIIEGLVAIQYSRNDASFERGTFRVRGDTIEIYPAYEEQGVRVELWGDEVERITRFDPLTGDTIAILPRCAIYPAKHFVTQRPTLERAVQRIRAELDERLKELYRDQKLLEAQRLESRTNFDIEMMLEIGTCSGIENYSRHISGRAEGDRPACLYDYFPEDFLVVVDESHVTVPQIGGMFNGDRARKLTLVDHGFRLPSALDNRPLKFDEWEMLVPRAVFVSATPGEYELAKAGGVVVEQIIRPTGLIDPQVIVRPVKGQVDDLLAEIRVRAARSERVLVTTLTKRMSEDLTDFLSQAGVRVRYLHSDIESLERVEILRDLRLGKFDVLIGINLLREGLDLPEVSLVAILDADKEGFLRSSSSLIQTVGRAARNAQGTAILYADRITGSMQRMMEETDRRRTLQEEYNREHGIIPQSVIKSIEEIEKSTRVADSRSTKYEAQQQEIQKVAERRAGQGAKKPEEILADIEREMRDAAAQLDFERAALLRDQYLELKAEMDGARPAPQRRTVSQLRGYG